A window from Pseudooceanicola algae encodes these proteins:
- a CDS encoding DUF2163 domain-containing protein, with the protein MTFNSALSAHLATGATTTCHCWAITRKDGTTLGFTDHDGPLAFDGIAFRADSGLSASALQQGTGLSVDNSDAIGALSDSAISEADVEAGRYDEAEVTAWMVNWSAPNERQVVFRGTIGEITRSGGAFRAELRGLAEILNRPQGRIYQKTCSAVLGNAACGLDLDQAAFRAETTATDIAESRVLTFATLSGYDDGWFTRGRLEVLDGPAVGLSAPIKRDWAEGALRCLELWSPLRADPGLGAMFRLDAGCDKRFQSCREKFGNGLNFQGFPDIPGEDWLMVPPSRSGSASGGSRR; encoded by the coding sequence ATGACTTTCAACAGTGCCCTTTCTGCCCATCTTGCCACGGGAGCGACCACGACCTGCCATTGCTGGGCGATTACCCGCAAGGATGGCACGACCCTTGGCTTTACCGATCACGACGGGCCGCTGGCCTTCGATGGTATCGCATTTCGTGCCGACAGCGGCCTGTCCGCCTCTGCCCTACAGCAAGGCACCGGGCTTTCCGTTGACAACAGCGACGCCATTGGTGCGCTCAGTGACAGCGCGATCAGCGAAGCCGATGTCGAAGCCGGTCGCTATGACGAGGCAGAAGTAACCGCCTGGATGGTCAACTGGTCTGCGCCGAACGAGCGTCAGGTCGTCTTCCGTGGCACGATCGGGGAAATCACCCGCAGTGGCGGCGCTTTCCGGGCCGAGTTGCGCGGCTTGGCCGAGATCCTGAACCGGCCGCAGGGACGGATCTATCAAAAAACTTGCAGCGCGGTACTTGGCAATGCGGCCTGTGGTCTGGACCTTGATCAGGCAGCTTTCCGGGCCGAGACCACCGCTACGGATATCGCCGAAAGTCGAGTGCTGACCTTCGCCACGCTCTCAGGCTATGACGACGGGTGGTTCACCCGGGGTCGGCTTGAGGTTCTCGACGGTCCGGCCGTGGGACTTTCGGCGCCGATCAAGCGGGATTGGGCCGAAGGCGCGCTGCGGTGCCTCGAGCTTTGGTCCCCGTTGCGGGCGGACCCGGGACTGGGGGCGATGTTCCGGCTTGATGCGGGATGCGACAAGCGGTTCCAGAGTTGCCGGGAAAAGTTCGGCAATGGCCTCAACTTTCAGGGTTTTCCGGATATTCCGGGTGAGGACTGGCTTATGGTGCCACCGTCGCGCAGCGGTTCGGCCTCGGGGGGGAGCCGACGGTGA
- a CDS encoding DUF2460 domain-containing protein: MSFHETRFPANLSFGAQGGPERRTEVVTLANGYEERNTPWQHSRRRYDAGAAMRSLDDIEQLIAFFEARQGQLHAFRWKDWADYKSCLPSASVGATDQSIGTGDGATVCFQLSKTYTSGVQSYTRPITKPVAATTRVTIDGVEQGLGSDFTIDTETGLVTLASAAGVGQLVTAGFEFDVPVRFDTDRIMTSIATFRAGEVPDVPVVEVRI, from the coding sequence ATGAGCTTTCACGAAACCCGTTTCCCCGCCAACCTGTCCTTCGGTGCCCAGGGCGGCCCCGAGCGGCGCACCGAGGTGGTGACCCTTGCCAATGGCTATGAAGAGCGCAACACCCCCTGGCAGCATTCCCGCCGCCGCTACGACGCAGGGGCCGCGATGCGGTCGCTGGACGATATCGAACAGCTGATCGCGTTCTTCGAAGCACGTCAGGGGCAATTGCATGCCTTCCGTTGGAAGGATTGGGCGGATTACAAATCCTGTCTGCCAAGCGCCTCTGTCGGCGCCACGGATCAGAGCATCGGCACAGGGGATGGCGCCACGGTCTGTTTCCAACTCAGCAAGACCTATACCTCGGGCGTACAAAGCTACACGCGTCCGATTACCAAGCCTGTCGCTGCCACGACCCGCGTTACCATCGATGGTGTCGAGCAGGGCTTAGGTAGTGATTTCACGATCGATACGGAAACCGGGCTGGTCACGCTGGCCTCGGCCGCTGGTGTCGGCCAATTGGTGACCGCCGGTTTCGAATTCGATGTTCCTGTGCGGTTCGATACCGACCGGATCATGACCTCCATCGCGACCTTCCGCGCCGGAGAGGTTCCCGATGTGCCGGTGGTGGAGGTGCGGATCTGA
- a CDS encoding phage tail tape measure protein has product MADHGTYDDLQSQLDALDLTLEGTAGMVSEFDLEMRKMRGSLTSTGKEMAILEQGISRGLRRAVDGVVLDGMRISDAMRGVANSMVNSAYSAAVKPVTDHFGGMVAQGVGSLMSGLMPFAAGGSFSQGRVQAFASGGIVSGPTTFPMRGGTGLMGEAGPEAIMPLTRGADGKLGVRSESGGQPVQVVVNISTPDVDGFRRSQSQIASQMSRALGRGQRNA; this is encoded by the coding sequence ATGGCGGATCATGGGACCTATGACGACCTTCAGAGCCAGCTTGATGCGCTGGACCTGACTCTGGAGGGCACAGCGGGGATGGTTTCGGAATTCGACCTGGAGATGCGCAAGATGCGCGGCTCCCTGACCAGCACCGGCAAGGAAATGGCGATCCTGGAGCAGGGGATCAGCCGGGGTCTGCGTCGGGCCGTGGATGGTGTTGTCCTTGACGGCATGCGGATCAGCGATGCGATGCGCGGCGTGGCGAATTCTATGGTGAACTCGGCCTATTCGGCGGCGGTGAAACCGGTCACGGATCATTTCGGCGGCATGGTTGCCCAAGGCGTCGGGTCGCTGATGAGTGGGCTGATGCCCTTTGCCGCCGGGGGAAGTTTTTCCCAGGGCCGGGTGCAGGCCTTTGCCTCGGGTGGGATCGTCTCGGGCCCGACGACCTTTCCGATGCGCGGCGGTACCGGTCTGATGGGCGAAGCCGGTCCCGAAGCGATCATGCCCTTGACCCGAGGTGCCGACGGCAAGCTCGGGGTGCGCAGCGAGAGCGGCGGCCAGCCCGTGCAGGTGGTGGTTAATATCTCGACCCCCGATGTCGACGGTTTCCGCCGGTCGCAAAGCCAGATCGCATCGCAGATGAGCCGCGCCCTTGGCCGTGGCCAACGCAACGCCTGA
- a CDS encoding gene transfer agent family protein, with protein sequence MGNPWTGEVAVAIDGQRHVLKLTLGALAELEAGLEDGSLIALVQRFENASYSTRDVLALIVAGLRGGGWQGRARDLLTAEIEGGPLGAAQKAAQLLTRAFELPSEEAM encoded by the coding sequence ATGGGCAATCCCTGGACAGGCGAGGTGGCTGTTGCGATCGACGGTCAGCGCCATGTGCTGAAGCTGACTCTTGGCGCCTTGGCAGAACTGGAGGCGGGGTTGGAAGACGGCTCTCTCATCGCCTTGGTGCAGCGCTTCGAGAACGCCAGCTATTCGACCCGCGACGTGCTGGCGCTGATCGTTGCCGGCCTGCGTGGCGGTGGCTGGCAGGGGCGGGCGCGTGATCTGCTGACTGCCGAGATAGAAGGCGGGCCGCTTGGGGCGGCGCAGAAAGCCGCGCAACTGCTGACCCGTGCCTTCGAACTGCCCTCCGAGGAGGCGATGTGA
- a CDS encoding rcc01693 family protein: MSGGPGRVDWPALMQAGMCGLSLSPEAFWRLTPAELRLLLGGAAGSGAVLGRKRLDELLAAYPDTGGRDADNGGEDDGGSWDL; the protein is encoded by the coding sequence GTGAGCGGCGGGCCGGGCCGGGTCGACTGGCCCGCCCTGATGCAGGCCGGCATGTGCGGTCTGAGCCTTTCGCCCGAGGCGTTCTGGCGCCTGACCCCGGCCGAACTGCGGCTTTTGCTCGGGGGGGCTGCGGGCAGCGGCGCCGTGCTTGGACGTAAACGATTGGACGAATTGCTGGCGGCCTATCCCGACACGGGGGGCAGGGACGCGGACAACGGAGGAGAAGACGATGGCGGATCATGGGACCTATGA
- a CDS encoding phage major tail protein, TP901-1 family, with product MVAQNGKDLLIKVDMTGAGVFETLAGLRATRINFNAGSVDVTSLESTGGWRELLGGAGVRSASMSGSGVFKDATSDERARQIFFDGETPDFQVIIPDFGTIEGPFQVTAIEYSGAHDGEATYELSMASAGALSFTAL from the coding sequence ATGGTAGCCCAGAACGGCAAGGACCTTCTCATCAAGGTCGACATGACCGGAGCCGGCGTGTTCGAGACCCTCGCGGGGCTGCGCGCCACGCGGATCAATTTCAACGCCGGGTCGGTCGATGTGACCAGCCTGGAAAGTACCGGCGGCTGGCGGGAATTGCTGGGTGGCGCAGGTGTGCGATCGGCATCGATGAGCGGCTCCGGCGTCTTCAAGGACGCGACCAGCGACGAACGCGCACGGCAGATCTTCTTTGATGGGGAAACACCGGATTTTCAGGTCATCATCCCGGATTTCGGCACCATCGAAGGCCCTTTCCAGGTCACCGCCATCGAATACTCCGGCGCCCATGATGGCGAGGCTACCTACGAGCTGTCGATGGCGTCGGCAGGTGCGCTCAGCTTCACGGCGCTCTGA
- a CDS encoding C40 family peptidase, whose product MRQEIDIVAAARGWIGTPYIHQASVRGAGTDCLGLLRGIWREVLGQEPEAVPAYSPDWSEPQRDERLWTAAARHLIAKPLDGETPGDVLLFRMRSGGVAKHLGIAAETGPGATFIHAYSAHAVVESPLSAPWRRRIVARFAFPGGTS is encoded by the coding sequence GTGAGACAGGAAATCGACATCGTCGCGGCGGCGCGTGGCTGGATCGGCACACCTTATATCCATCAGGCGTCGGTTCGGGGCGCGGGGACCGATTGTCTTGGCCTGCTGCGAGGCATCTGGCGTGAGGTTCTGGGACAGGAACCCGAAGCCGTGCCCGCCTATTCACCGGATTGGTCCGAACCCCAGCGGGATGAACGCCTGTGGACGGCAGCCGCGCGGCATCTGATTGCCAAGCCCTTGGACGGCGAAACACCTGGCGACGTGCTGCTGTTCCGGATGCGGTCAGGCGGTGTGGCCAAGCACCTTGGGATCGCCGCTGAAACGGGGCCCGGTGCCACCTTCATCCATGCCTATAGCGCCCACGCGGTCGTCGAAAGCCCGCTGAGCGCACCCTGGAGGCGTCGCATCGTGGCGCGGTTTGCATTTCCCGGAGGAACGTCCTGA